In Maridesulfovibrio sp., a single genomic region encodes these proteins:
- a CDS encoding phosphate/phosphite/phosphonate ABC transporter substrate-binding protein has translation MQKLKFIIPAVLLLLGIALYFFGPPPEEEVVRVDMSKRVEIRVPEPEPAITYAYLPQYSHRISYLRHNRLIEYLSKTTGLSIRQVFPDTFEEHRRMVESGEIDISFSNPVTYTRIAQSGARAFARIIEPSGSPTFKGQIITRRDNRYIHKLKDCIGKSWIAVDQLSAGGYLYPLGLFIDNGINATDFKDISFAPGPGGKQEKVALAVYAGKYDFGSIREGTLDVVRDKINVDKIRIVAETKSYPGWVYAARRGLDKEVIRKISKAMFNLSMDHPVQAGILRQAGMRGIIPAKDSDYDSVRSLIRELGLRNLYGWQGGQND, from the coding sequence ATGCAGAAGCTCAAATTCATAATTCCGGCGGTCCTGCTGTTACTGGGTATCGCCCTCTATTTTTTCGGTCCTCCGCCGGAAGAAGAAGTTGTGCGTGTGGACATGTCCAAACGTGTTGAGATACGCGTTCCGGAACCGGAACCGGCCATAACTTACGCATATCTTCCGCAATATTCGCACAGGATTTCGTACCTGCGTCACAACAGGCTTATCGAATATCTATCCAAAACAACCGGACTTTCCATCCGTCAGGTCTTTCCAGATACTTTCGAGGAACACCGGCGCATGGTAGAAAGCGGAGAGATAGACATATCCTTTTCCAACCCGGTGACCTACACCCGGATAGCCCAGAGCGGAGCCCGGGCCTTTGCACGTATAATCGAGCCTTCCGGCAGTCCTACATTCAAGGGACAGATAATAACCCGCAGGGACAACCGCTACATCCACAAACTGAAGGATTGCATAGGCAAAAGCTGGATTGCCGTTGATCAGCTTTCAGCCGGAGGATACCTGTATCCGCTGGGTCTTTTTATCGACAACGGAATCAATGCCACGGATTTCAAGGATATTTCTTTTGCCCCCGGCCCCGGAGGCAAACAGGAAAAGGTGGCCCTGGCTGTTTATGCCGGTAAATACGATTTCGGTTCCATCCGCGAAGGAACCCTTGATGTTGTCCGCGATAAAATCAATGTCGACAAGATCAGGATAGTGGCCGAGACAAAATCCTACCCGGGCTGGGTCTACGCCGCCAGACGCGGACTGGACAAAGAGGTGATACGCAAGATTTCCAAAGCCATGTTCAATCTGTCAATGGATCACCCGGTTCAGGCCGGGATTCTGCGGCAGGCCGGAATGCGCGGAATAATCCCGGCCAAAGACAGCGACTACGACTCTGTGAGGAGTCTCATTCGGGAACTGGGTCTCCGCAACCTTTATGGCTGGCAGGGAGGGCAGAATGACTAA
- a CDS encoding phosphatidylglycerophosphatase A codes for MKNLKPNLTQIATLGPIGLLPKAPGTWGSAAALIVAPFIFFPLPIPLRVIVLGLLFYFGAQACTAAEKELGKKDPGCVVIDELLGQWVVFLPFPGIVGWQAIAGFVLFRIFDIFKPWPVRASEKWLKDGYGVMVDDLFAGIYAMLVLWLLRYLT; via the coding sequence ATGAAAAATTTAAAACCAAATCTCACTCAGATCGCAACTCTGGGACCGATCGGATTACTGCCAAAAGCCCCCGGAACATGGGGATCAGCAGCTGCGCTGATAGTTGCTCCGTTCATTTTTTTCCCCCTCCCGATTCCGCTGAGAGTAATTGTGCTGGGACTGCTGTTCTATTTCGGTGCACAGGCATGCACTGCCGCTGAAAAAGAACTGGGGAAGAAAGATCCGGGTTGCGTGGTAATAGACGAATTATTAGGGCAATGGGTCGTGTTTCTGCCTTTTCCGGGAATAGTCGGCTGGCAGGCAATAGCAGGGTTCGTGCTGTTCAGGATCTTCGATATCTTCAAACCATGGCCGGTTCGCGCCTCGGAGAAATGGCTCAAGGACGGTTACGGAGTTATGGTAGATGACCTGTTTGCCGGAATATACGCCATGCTCGTCCTGTGGCTGCTGCGCTATCTGACATAA
- a CDS encoding DUF169 domain-containing protein: MTYKEMQELLMKEMRLYHYPVAVKYFYDQAEVDEFKEKAEYHVPVKAMTFCQWEIAARMKGQTVYADVDGLGCGNAKYAFAWKELDEGEIKGHMKYVKDMEQAKKFVLSKPRLPEGLIGIAVAPLGSIDGIFEPDTVHFYCDNMQAYHLAVDYAAATDTHPLRSNITMNSSACAGNVFSYLNQEFNMVPACSGSYNAGKTERGEINVMIPGKKFKAVVQRLVDRIELASSSITKPGDGFPGQDVCKNCPLIIFKKEK; the protein is encoded by the coding sequence ATGACCTACAAGGAGATGCAGGAACTGCTGATGAAGGAAATGAGACTGTACCACTATCCCGTGGCAGTGAAATATTTCTATGATCAGGCCGAAGTCGACGAATTCAAGGAAAAAGCAGAATACCACGTACCGGTTAAGGCTATGACCTTCTGTCAGTGGGAAATTGCAGCACGCATGAAAGGTCAGACAGTTTACGCTGATGTTGACGGGCTGGGTTGCGGCAATGCGAAATACGCTTTTGCATGGAAGGAACTTGATGAAGGCGAGATCAAGGGACATATGAAATATGTAAAGGATATGGAACAGGCCAAGAAATTTGTTCTCAGCAAGCCCCGCCTGCCGGAAGGACTCATAGGCATCGCAGTTGCTCCGCTCGGTTCCATTGACGGCATTTTCGAGCCCGACACTGTACACTTCTACTGTGACAACATGCAGGCATACCACCTGGCAGTAGACTACGCAGCAGCAACAGACACGCATCCTCTGCGCTCCAACATCACCATGAACTCCTCGGCATGTGCAGGAAACGTATTCTCGTACCTGAATCAGGAATTCAACATGGTTCCGGCCTGCTCCGGCAGCTATAACGCAGGCAAGACCGAACGCGGCGAAATCAACGTCATGATCCCCGGCAAAAAGTTCAAGGCCGTTGTTCAGAGACTTGTTGACCGCATCGAACTGGCCAGCTCCTCCATCACCAAGCCCGGTGACGGTTTCCCCGGTCAGGATGTCTGCAAGAACTGTCCGCTGATCATCTTCAAGAAAGAAAAATAA
- a CDS encoding sulfite exporter TauE/SafE family protein yields the protein MFKSRKSLLILALAALAVAVFFQPAFADRLSDAISSTPKGPDAGQINTDLATGFLGINGAPNVNLVVGFFWALWVGWIFSTVGAFGGIMAGVGHITIYGFGNYASSFKKTSPVMNKLVTDSIRVSNQWLVGTSAAMSSFNYYKMGRLVLPLALSLAAGSIAGSYLVPWLTAGKISLKSYIGFFGLFVLGLGCYLFYETTPKGQAGKKQAKEAAKAFEASIKTEKEGGKVDTAAMGVKVISFSMSKCVFTFYGVEFSFNPLIPVVGGFIIAALASFLGVGGGFLLVPFLTSVAGLPMYLVAGTSALAVLVGMTTSIFTYMVVKDTPVFWPLIGIELLGILVGSFIGPRTSKYIPDIWLKRLFVILALYVGIRYSSKGFLGYSLLPPF from the coding sequence ATGTTCAAATCACGCAAAAGCCTTTTGATTCTGGCTCTCGCGGCGCTGGCTGTGGCGGTGTTCTTCCAACCCGCTTTTGCCGACAGACTGTCTGACGCAATCAGTTCAACCCCCAAAGGCCCTGATGCAGGCCAGATCAACACTGATCTCGCCACCGGTTTTCTGGGAATCAACGGCGCTCCCAACGTCAACCTCGTTGTCGGCTTTTTCTGGGCCCTCTGGGTAGGCTGGATCTTCTCCACTGTCGGAGCTTTCGGCGGAATCATGGCCGGTGTCGGTCACATTACCATCTATGGTTTCGGTAACTACGCTTCCAGCTTCAAAAAGACCTCTCCGGTCATGAACAAGCTGGTAACGGACTCCATCCGCGTATCCAACCAGTGGCTTGTCGGTACCTCCGCAGCCATGTCCTCCTTCAACTATTATAAGATGGGCCGCCTGGTTCTCCCCCTTGCTCTTTCCCTGGCAGCAGGCTCCATTGCCGGTTCATATCTCGTTCCCTGGCTCACCGCCGGAAAAATCTCGCTGAAGTCCTACATCGGTTTCTTCGGCCTCTTTGTCCTCGGCCTCGGCTGCTACCTGTTCTATGAAACCACTCCCAAAGGACAGGCCGGTAAGAAACAGGCCAAAGAAGCTGCAAAGGCTTTCGAAGCTTCCATCAAAACAGAAAAAGAAGGCGGAAAGGTAGACACCGCAGCCATGGGCGTAAAAGTTATCAGCTTTTCCATGTCCAAATGCGTTTTCACCTTCTACGGCGTTGAATTCTCCTTCAACCCCCTGATTCCGGTAGTCGGCGGTTTCATCATCGCAGCTCTGGCTTCCTTCCTGGGTGTTGGCGGCGGCTTCCTGCTCGTTCCCTTCCTCACCAGTGTTGCAGGCCTGCCCATGTACCTCGTTGCAGGTACCTCCGCTCTGGCTGTTCTGGTAGGTATGACCACCTCCATTTTCACTTACATGGTAGTCAAAGATACCCCGGTTTTCTGGCCCCTGATCGGCATTGAACTTCTGGGTATCCTCGTAGGCTCCTTCATCGGACCCCGTACTTCCAAGTACATCCCGGACATCTGGCTGAAACGCCTGTTCGTAATACTGGCTCTGTACGTAGGTATCCGTTACTCCTCCAAGGGATTCCTGGGATACAGCCTGCTGCCTCCGTTCTAA
- a CDS encoding phage regulatory CII family protein, whose product MHLLSITKVTQDIVLEGNKPAKEVAKSIGKPYSTLLREINPFDDNAKLGAETLMDILRATNEVKPLEYIARSIGYTLKPRTN is encoded by the coding sequence ATGCATCTTTTATCAATTACAAAAGTTACTCAGGATATAGTCCTCGAAGGAAACAAGCCGGCAAAAGAAGTAGCCAAGAGCATCGGCAAGCCATATTCCACTCTTCTCAGGGAAATAAATCCCTTTGATGACAACGCCAAACTCGGCGCGGAAACACTGATGGATATCCTAAGAGCCACGAACGAGGTGAAACCCCTTGAATACATCGCCCGGAGCATCGGCTACACCCTGAAACCGAGAACGAACTAA
- a CDS encoding N-acyl homoserine lactonase family protein, giving the protein MSKYRIHPIVMGTKRFDKGMMTYQHGYGEPYIIPIYCWYLEGGDKNIIVDTGEMQPIISADREADLGGKIYTFEEGLGRYGLKPEDIDIVIHTHLHNDHCENDYKCSNARFYVHRKELEHVHNPHPLDFRYLEDYVEDVEEAGQLEVLDGDFEVVPGIRMMHTPVHTEGGMTVLVDTEGGLAAITGFCVIMENFNPPPEITGMEMEVIPPGTPVNTYEAYDIMLKVRDMADILIPLHEPSFAKVDVVEGT; this is encoded by the coding sequence ATGAGCAAGTACAGAATACACCCCATAGTCATGGGGACCAAACGTTTTGACAAGGGCATGATGACTTACCAGCACGGCTACGGAGAGCCTTATATTATCCCAATATACTGCTGGTATCTGGAGGGCGGAGACAAGAACATAATAGTCGATACCGGAGAGATGCAGCCCATCATTTCAGCTGACAGGGAAGCTGATCTCGGCGGTAAGATATATACTTTTGAGGAAGGACTCGGCAGATACGGGCTCAAACCGGAAGACATAGATATTGTTATTCATACCCACCTTCATAACGATCATTGTGAAAACGATTACAAGTGTTCCAATGCCAGATTTTACGTGCATCGCAAGGAACTGGAACATGTCCACAATCCTCATCCTCTGGATTTCCGTTACCTTGAGGACTATGTGGAGGATGTGGAAGAAGCCGGTCAACTGGAGGTGCTGGATGGTGATTTCGAAGTCGTTCCCGGCATACGCATGATGCATACGCCTGTGCATACCGAAGGCGGTATGACTGTGCTGGTGGATACTGAAGGCGGGCTTGCGGCTATTACCGGATTTTGCGTGATTATGGAAAATTTCAACCCGCCGCCGGAAATTACCGGTATGGAGATGGAGGTTATTCCTCCGGGCACACCTGTCAATACTTATGAAGCATACGATATTATGCTCAAGGTGCGGGATATGGCTGATATCCTGATTCCTTTGCATGAGCCGTCCTTTGCAAAGGTTGATGTCGTTGAAGGGACATAG
- a CDS encoding carbon starvation protein A, giving the protein MNSLVIAGLCFVGYIIAYNTYGKFLAKKIFQVDEQKVCPSCEFEDGKDFVPTKKEVLFGHHFTSIAGLGPIVGPAIAIIWGWVPAVIWVFFGAIFMGAVHDFGSLVVSLRNQGRSVGDLAAGLINHRVRTLFLIIIFFELLIVIAVFALIIAILFNMYPAAVIPVWSEVPIAIALGWIMYTKKADHTVWSIVALLLMYAFVVVGVYVPVKMPTIMGMNPIVVWTVIMLIYAFIASVLPVTTLLQPRDYINGHQLLVALVLLVVGAVVAHPVFVAPTIDLAPKGAPPMLPFLFVIVACGAISGFHSLVSSGTSAKQCETERDSRMIGYGSMLMEAALSVLVIVAVGAGIGMGKHTPDGQLLTGTVAFTTHYASWASAAGLGAKLSAFVEGSANLMASYGIPVNIALAVMGVFLVSFAATTLDSATRIQRYVVSELAQAYKVPSLAGAIPATLISVGTAAILCFNGGFSVGALKKGALALWPLFGTVNQLLAALALLIITVYLARKRVKVIYTAIPMLFMVAMTGWAMVFNLQKFYAGEKWLLFVVGLIVFVLEIWMIAETYLVMKKVYGCDNPVTATENA; this is encoded by the coding sequence GTGAACTCTCTTGTCATCGCCGGGCTTTGTTTTGTGGGCTACATCATTGCCTACAATACTTATGGGAAATTCCTGGCAAAAAAAATTTTTCAGGTAGATGAACAAAAAGTCTGTCCCAGTTGTGAATTTGAGGACGGAAAGGATTTTGTCCCCACAAAGAAGGAAGTCCTTTTCGGCCATCATTTTACTTCCATAGCCGGGCTTGGACCTATTGTCGGTCCTGCAATTGCCATTATCTGGGGATGGGTTCCTGCCGTTATCTGGGTCTTTTTCGGCGCGATTTTCATGGGTGCTGTGCATGATTTCGGTTCTCTCGTCGTCAGCTTGCGCAATCAGGGGCGGTCCGTAGGGGACCTGGCAGCCGGCCTTATAAACCACCGTGTCCGCACTCTGTTCCTGATAATAATCTTTTTTGAACTGCTGATAGTAATAGCCGTATTCGCGCTTATTATCGCCATTCTCTTCAACATGTATCCGGCTGCGGTAATACCGGTTTGGAGCGAGGTTCCCATTGCCATTGCTCTCGGGTGGATAATGTATACCAAGAAGGCCGACCATACTGTGTGGAGTATTGTGGCGCTTCTGTTAATGTATGCATTTGTTGTCGTGGGTGTTTATGTTCCGGTTAAAATGCCCACAATCATGGGAATGAACCCGATTGTAGTCTGGACCGTGATCATGCTGATCTATGCCTTCATCGCGTCCGTTCTGCCGGTCACTACACTGCTTCAGCCGCGAGATTATATCAACGGCCACCAGCTTCTGGTTGCTTTGGTTCTGCTCGTGGTCGGTGCGGTTGTGGCTCATCCTGTCTTTGTGGCACCGACCATTGATCTTGCTCCTAAGGGGGCTCCGCCGATGTTGCCGTTCCTTTTTGTTATCGTTGCCTGCGGGGCGATCAGCGGATTTCATTCCCTGGTCAGTAGCGGGACTTCCGCCAAGCAGTGTGAAACCGAGCGCGACTCACGCATGATCGGTTATGGTTCCATGCTGATGGAAGCCGCTCTGTCCGTGCTGGTAATCGTTGCTGTCGGTGCCGGAATCGGCATGGGCAAGCACACCCCGGACGGACAGCTGCTTACCGGAACAGTTGCATTCACCACCCATTACGCATCCTGGGCATCTGCCGCAGGTCTGGGGGCAAAGCTGAGTGCTTTTGTCGAAGGCTCCGCCAACCTCATGGCCAGCTACGGCATTCCCGTCAATATTGCTCTGGCTGTCATGGGAGTCTTTCTAGTCAGCTTTGCGGCAACCACTCTTGACAGTGCAACCCGTATTCAGCGGTATGTAGTCAGCGAACTGGCCCAGGCGTACAAGGTGCCTTCGCTGGCCGGTGCTATTCCTGCTACCCTGATATCTGTGGGAACTGCGGCCATACTCTGCTTTAACGGCGGATTCTCAGTGGGCGCATTGAAGAAAGGAGCACTTGCTCTCTGGCCGCTGTTCGGTACTGTGAACCAGCTTCTGGCCGCACTTGCTCTGCTCATCATTACTGTTTATCTCGCTCGCAAACGGGTTAAGGTTATTTATACCGCCATTCCCATGCTTTTCATGGTTGCCATGACCGGATGGGCGATGGTTTTCAACCTCCAGAAATTCTATGCGGGCGAAAAGTGGCTGCTGTTTGTTGTGGGGCTGATTGTTTTTGTTCTTGAAATATGGATGATTGCCGAGACCTATCTCGTAATGAAGAAGGTTTACGGGTGCGATAATCCTGTAACGGCAACTGAAAATGCCTAA
- a CDS encoding ATP-binding protein, translating into MTNLLNRLRFRTKINIGLTLIVGFTSLIITIFVIRMASDALIEQSRKRGEVLSGNLALRAEDPLLSMDLLRLESMVNELDQVDDEIVYAFIMDNRNRVIANTFSDGFPIQLKDANPEHGESINVVTIDTGTERIFDFAAPIFISDKRLGTVRLGLSSSGIHSVVQSLVFAICALTGAVLLLAVVVSTHFARRMTMQLGALRKHARDIVRTHLGPAIEADSSDAETGGFMRGFRKGDEISQLTETFDAMAMSLECHIEDLQITETDLTRQKELLRTIINVTPDFVALLSPQLTYLAVNKTFAEHLGRTEEEIIGLTDEDLYPPEEAALKTEEARLVLATGQPINKENREEGTAETSSRWFHTIRVPVYGENNRIIGVLSTARDITELKSYQAQLIQSQKMESVGKLAGGVAHEINTPLGIILGYAQLLQDDFSPDDQVYKDLGIIEKQTRVCRKIVADLLGFSRQSESEKITMCFNNSIMEVVQLVSHTFKLEQIDISTSLDDRFPIIHGDPEKLKQVWLNLLSNAMEAIRDRGGIHISTRLDTVAMTITAIFADTGHGVAAKDINAIFDPFFSTKPVGKGTGLGLSVSFGIIKDHGGTIEVISPLPVSVLKEFDLPEDSGPGTMFTVVLPLDENSSDETISTVQDSSFLSA; encoded by the coding sequence ATGACTAATCTGCTCAACAGGCTGCGTTTCCGCACGAAAATAAATATCGGCCTGACTCTTATAGTAGGGTTCACATCGCTTATCATAACCATTTTCGTTATCCGCATGGCTTCGGATGCACTCATTGAACAGTCGCGCAAAAGGGGCGAAGTGCTTTCGGGGAACCTTGCACTGCGCGCGGAAGACCCGCTTCTGTCCATGGATCTCCTGCGGCTGGAATCCATGGTAAATGAACTGGATCAGGTGGACGATGAAATCGTTTACGCCTTCATAATGGACAACCGCAACAGAGTGATCGCAAACACCTTCAGCGATGGATTTCCCATCCAGCTCAAGGATGCCAACCCCGAGCACGGCGAATCAATCAACGTAGTGACAATAGATACCGGGACCGAACGCATATTCGACTTTGCGGCCCCCATATTCATAAGTGACAAAAGGCTCGGTACGGTCAGGCTGGGACTTTCCAGTTCCGGGATTCATTCCGTGGTCCAGAGTCTGGTCTTCGCCATATGCGCCCTCACCGGTGCAGTTCTTCTGCTCGCCGTGGTGGTCTCCACTCATTTCGCAAGGCGTATGACCATGCAGCTCGGCGCTCTGCGCAAGCATGCCCGGGACATCGTAAGAACCCACCTCGGCCCGGCGATTGAGGCTGACAGTTCTGATGCGGAAACCGGCGGGTTCATGCGCGGATTCCGCAAAGGAGATGAAATAAGCCAGCTAACGGAAACATTTGACGCTATGGCTATGTCGCTAGAATGCCACATAGAAGACCTGCAGATAACCGAGACCGATCTTACTCGGCAGAAGGAACTGCTGCGGACAATTATAAACGTAACACCGGATTTTGTTGCCCTGCTCAGCCCGCAGCTCACATACCTGGCCGTAAACAAAACCTTTGCCGAACATCTGGGCCGGACTGAAGAGGAAATAATCGGCCTTACCGATGAAGACCTCTACCCTCCCGAAGAAGCGGCCCTCAAAACGGAAGAAGCCCGTCTTGTCCTTGCAACAGGACAGCCCATAAATAAGGAAAACCGCGAAGAGGGAACTGCTGAAACTTCATCCCGCTGGTTCCACACCATTCGCGTTCCAGTCTATGGTGAAAACAACCGGATTATCGGGGTGCTTTCCACCGCCAGGGATATTACCGAACTCAAGAGCTATCAGGCCCAGCTCATACAGTCGCAGAAAATGGAATCAGTGGGCAAGCTGGCAGGTGGCGTAGCCCACGAAATAAACACCCCCCTTGGAATTATCCTGGGCTATGCCCAACTGCTGCAGGACGATTTTTCTCCGGATGATCAGGTCTACAAAGATCTGGGTATAATTGAAAAACAGACCCGCGTGTGCAGAAAAATCGTGGCCGACCTGCTCGGATTCTCACGCCAGAGCGAGAGTGAAAAGATAACCATGTGCTTCAACAATTCCATCATGGAAGTTGTCCAACTGGTCAGCCACACCTTCAAGCTGGAACAGATAGATATATCCACCAGCCTTGATGACCGCTTTCCCATAATCCACGGGGACCCGGAAAAGCTCAAGCAGGTCTGGCTGAACCTGCTTTCCAATGCCATGGAAGCAATCAGGGACAGGGGCGGCATCCATATTTCCACCAGACTGGATACTGTAGCCATGACCATCACCGCGATTTTCGCCGATACAGGACACGGAGTGGCCGCCAAGGATATCAACGCCATTTTCGACCCCTTCTTCTCAACCAAACCGGTAGGCAAAGGTACCGGCCTTGGCCTGTCGGTATCATTCGGCATAATAAAGGATCATGGCGGCACCATAGAAGTAATCAGCCCCCTGCCCGTATCTGTTCTCAAAGAATTCGATCTTCCCGAGGATTCCGGCCCGGGAACCATGTTCACTGTCGTCCTGCCGCTTGATGAAAATTCGTCCGATGAGACCATTTCCACAGTTCAGGACTCTTCCTTCTTATCAGCTTAA
- a CDS encoding EAL domain-containing protein, with protein sequence MTDEHSAILARFLDNASHIAIIKDPLFRFIYTNKPFFDLLDMDRDSDITGKTDADILTGIASEKQLSEIASTDRKACTLAAGEHLSLEFELTIPCGKTVILKSYKFPIRDKSGSLLGIGVLTADISQLKSREQELIDTHHALTQEFKEQAEILRDANENLQFMRHVFKNTLDGIIITDKDGKALQINPAFTEITGYTLDEIRGENPRFLKSNYHNAEFYKEMWASLASKGFWEGELWNRRKSGEIYPQRLNISAIYDQKGNITHYVGVNNDISELKRKEEKIHFYSYHDALTNLPNRKLFSDRLRREIEKSAKTGVKIALLYMDLDDFKKVNDSLGYTVGDELLKQLAGRIKPMLGEQDSLARLGSDEFAVALVGYKKINNIISFAQKIGEQLSSPFHIEGHEIFINASIGIATYPEDTTSPEQLVLHADTAMHQVKSSYLDNFRFYTSQMKTQAQHKIDMESAIRKGIVNGEFVPFYQAKVSTSTGKVMGMEALARWVRPDGSIIPPSEFIPIAEELNLIHEVDTLIIRQAVKDMTVWEEAGYTDLVVSANVSAKELDTPAFAENIFAILEESHLPKEKLDLEITESLLMQDVEKNAGILDSLCSSGISCSIDDFGTGYSSLSYLKKLPISTLKIDRSFVNDIMTDKNDLAIVCAIISMAKHMGLKVVAEGVEDAEQVKLLKSQGCDLIQGFYYSKPLSKSEFLNFLNGRRDNIFLQE encoded by the coding sequence GCCAGCCATATTGCAATCATCAAAGACCCCCTATTCCGCTTCATATATACAAACAAACCATTCTTTGACCTGCTTGATATGGACCGTGACTCCGATATCACGGGAAAAACAGATGCAGACATACTCACAGGAATAGCGTCTGAAAAACAGTTGTCTGAAATTGCCTCCACAGACCGCAAGGCCTGCACCCTGGCAGCAGGTGAACACCTGTCGCTGGAATTTGAACTGACCATCCCCTGCGGGAAAACAGTTATCCTTAAGTCATACAAATTTCCAATCAGAGACAAATCCGGAAGCCTGCTGGGCATTGGCGTGCTTACCGCCGATATTTCGCAATTGAAATCGCGGGAACAGGAACTCATTGATACTCACCATGCGCTGACACAGGAATTCAAGGAACAGGCTGAAATTCTCCGGGACGCAAATGAAAACCTTCAATTCATGCGTCATGTTTTCAAAAACACCCTTGATGGAATCATAATTACCGACAAGGATGGTAAAGCTCTGCAGATCAACCCCGCCTTTACCGAGATCACAGGCTATACGCTTGATGAAATACGGGGAGAAAACCCGCGCTTTCTTAAATCGAACTACCATAATGCTGAGTTCTACAAAGAGATGTGGGCAAGTCTGGCCAGTAAGGGATTCTGGGAAGGAGAACTATGGAACAGACGTAAAAGCGGAGAAATCTACCCGCAACGCCTGAACATAAGCGCCATATATGACCAGAAGGGGAACATCACTCATTACGTGGGTGTAAACAACGACATCAGCGAACTCAAACGCAAAGAAGAAAAAATACACTTCTATTCCTATCACGATGCGCTGACCAACCTTCCAAACCGTAAGCTCTTCAGTGACAGACTGAGACGCGAGATTGAAAAATCGGCAAAAACAGGAGTCAAAATAGCTCTGCTTTACATGGACCTTGACGACTTTAAAAAAGTCAATGACTCGCTTGGATACACAGTCGGTGACGAGCTCCTGAAACAACTGGCCGGACGCATAAAGCCCATGCTCGGAGAGCAGGACTCGCTGGCCAGACTCGGAAGTGATGAATTCGCAGTCGCTCTGGTCGGATATAAGAAAATCAATAATATCATTTCGTTCGCCCAGAAAATAGGTGAACAGCTCTCCAGTCCGTTTCACATTGAAGGACACGAAATATTCATCAACGCCAGCATCGGAATTGCCACTTATCCTGAAGACACAACAAGCCCCGAACAATTGGTGCTGCACGCGGATACGGCAATGCATCAGGTAAAAAGCAGTTACCTCGACAATTTCAGATTCTATACCTCACAGATGAAGACGCAGGCCCAGCATAAGATAGATATGGAGTCTGCAATCAGAAAAGGGATAGTAAACGGAGAATTCGTTCCCTTCTATCAGGCCAAAGTGAGCACAAGCACAGGAAAGGTCATGGGAATGGAGGCACTTGCCAGATGGGTCAGGCCTGATGGCAGCATTATTCCACCATCTGAATTCATACCTATTGCCGAAGAACTGAACCTTATCCATGAAGTTGACACCCTGATAATAAGGCAGGCCGTAAAGGATATGACTGTCTGGGAAGAAGCCGGATACACGGACCTTGTTGTTTCCGCGAACGTCTCTGCCAAGGAGCTGGACACTCCTGCCTTTGCTGAAAATATTTTTGCAATCCTTGAAGAGAGCCACCTGCCCAAGGAAAAACTTGATCTTGAAATAACTGAATCCCTGCTGATGCAGGATGTTGAAAAGAATGCCGGTATACTGGATTCTCTATGCTCATCAGGTATTTCCTGCTCCATAGACGATTTCGGTACAGGCTATTCCTCGCTGAGCTACCTGAAAAAACTGCCTATCAGTACCTTGAAAATAGACCGTTCCTTCGTAAACGACATAATGACAGATAAAAATGATCTGGCTATCGTTTGCGCCATTATAAGCATGGCCAAGCATATGGGGCTTAAGGTGGTGGCAGAAGGGGTGGAAGATGCGGAACAGGTGAAACTGCTCAAAAGTCAGGGCTGCGACCTTATTCAGGGGTTCTATTACAGCAAGCCCCTTTCAAAATCTGAATTTCTGAATTTTCTGAACGGCAGAAGAGACAACATATTTCTCCAGGAGTAG